In the genome of Chryseobacterium oryzae, one region contains:
- a CDS encoding pyridoxal phosphate-dependent aminotransferase, with translation MDQLSDRVKRLGYSQTFVMSNKARKMKASGIDVISLTLGEPDFDVPDNIKQAAFDAINENYSHYSPVPGFLELRQAITEKLKRDNNLDYKPTQICVSNGAKQAIINVLASIINDGDEVILPTPFWVSYDEMVKMMGGTSVMLPTSYVTDFKITAEQLDEAINEKTKAVLFSSPCNPSGGYYTYDELKSLAKVIAKYPQVTVISDEIYEYINYETKTTSIAQFPEIYEQTAVINGMSKAFAMTGWRIGYSACPEWLAKACEKIQGQMTSGANTVAQRASITALKTDPKEYHYMIDAFKKRRDLMYDLIKEIPGFKVLLPKAAFYFFPDISFYIGKNLNGNEIKNADDFAMFILENAHVGCVGGVSFGSPECIRFSYAASEEDLKEAMKRIKELLLPFA, from the coding sequence GACGTAATAAGTTTAACATTAGGCGAACCAGATTTCGATGTTCCCGATAATATTAAACAGGCAGCTTTTGATGCAATTAATGAAAATTACAGCCACTACTCTCCTGTTCCCGGTTTTCTTGAACTTCGACAGGCTATTACCGAAAAATTAAAAAGAGATAATAATTTAGATTATAAGCCTACACAAATTTGTGTATCCAATGGAGCAAAACAGGCAATTATTAATGTTTTGGCATCCATCATCAACGATGGAGACGAGGTAATTTTACCAACTCCTTTTTGGGTAAGCTATGATGAAATGGTAAAAATGATGGGCGGAACATCCGTAATGCTTCCAACATCGTACGTAACTGATTTTAAAATTACAGCAGAGCAACTAGACGAAGCTATAAATGAAAAAACAAAAGCAGTACTTTTCAGTTCGCCATGCAATCCTTCAGGTGGATATTATACGTATGATGAACTTAAATCGCTGGCAAAAGTTATTGCTAAATATCCTCAGGTAACAGTTATTTCTGATGAAATATACGAGTACATCAACTACGAAACAAAAACAACATCTATTGCACAGTTTCCGGAAATTTATGAGCAAACTGCAGTCATCAACGGAATGTCTAAAGCTTTTGCCATGACGGGTTGGAGAATTGGGTATTCTGCCTGTCCGGAATGGCTTGCAAAAGCATGCGAAAAAATTCAGGGACAAATGACAAGCGGAGCCAATACAGTAGCCCAAAGAGCCTCTATAACAGCCTTAAAAACAGATCCTAAAGAATATCATTATATGATTGATGCTTTTAAAAAGCGTAGAGATTTAATGTATGATTTAATTAAAGAAATCCCTGGTTTCAAGGTTCTTTTACCAAAAGCGGCATTCTATTTCTTTCCGGATATTTCTTTTTACATCGGAAAAAACCTTAACGGAAACGAAATAAAAAATGCAGATGATTTCGCCATGTTTATTTTAGAAAATGCACATGTTGGTTGTGTTGGAGGCGTTTCTTTCGGAAGTCCGGAATGCATAAGATTTTCTTATGCAGCTTCAGAAGAAGATTTAAAAGAAGCAATGAAGCGTATTAAAGAACTCCTTTTGCCTTTCGCATAA